The sequence below is a genomic window from Dyadobacter chenwenxiniae.
TAAGCATAACTATTATACTAGAAACTGAATAGCAGCTAATTCCTTACCCACTTGCTGGACACCCGAAAGTATGCGTTTGGCCTGCATGGAAGATGGTTTTTTAGTTCCGCTAATGTATTGCGCCAATAAACTCTGATTCATCCCGATACGCTCACTCAGCGCTTTCACATTAAGCACCTTATAAAATGCAAAGAAGCTTTGTAAATCTGGTTTCAAAATAATTTCTTCAATTGAAAAAACAAGGTTCTTCTCCTGAAAAGCCAGATTTACTGCCTCAACGATATTTTTTTTCAGCTCATCAAAATCCTCACCTTGCGTGCCAATAAAGTTATTTTTGAAAGTAGTGTAAGCGCTATAACCTACCTCTTCTTTCACAATTGCCATTGTTATTAACGGCTTTTTCATCGCTTGTTTGTTTTAATATCCGCTTGTTTTAACAAAGCACTCAGCAGGCCCTTCTTCACCTCTGTGCTTCCGTGATAAGGGACAGTAAGTTGCCCTTGCTTGATAGGATGGCGCATAATTTTGTGGCTTCCTGCTTGCCTCACTTCAAACCAACCATCCTTTATCAACAGCTTGAAAAGCTCACTTGACTTCATACAAAAGTAATAAATTTATTACTAAAATAACGTTGAAGGAAGTGAGTAACTGAATGGTTGAACTAATTACTTAGCTGCGAAAAGTGTATTGTAAGTCTTTGATTTGTAATCTTCAAAGGCTTGTTTTTTATGGTAATCCTCGCCGATGAAGGTGATGACCTGATGGAATTCCTTAGGTTTCATGTAGCCTGGCAGCGGCTGGATCATGGTGAATTTGTCGTCCAGGAAAACGGTCGTTGGATAACTGGGCTGGTTGTTGGTCAGTGCCAATGCGAGTTGGTGTACGCCTCGGCCGCCTTCGGAAATGAATTCGAATTTTTTGTCTCCTAGCATGATGGCCTTTTTCTGTTCTGCGTTGAGCTTTACGGCGTAATATTTGCGGTTGACGTATTCGACTACGGCTTTGTTTTTGAATGTTTCGCGGTCCATCACTTTGCACCAGCCACACCAATCTGTGTACACGTCGATTAAAACCTTTCTCGGCTCTTTCTGAATTTTGGCGTAAGCTTCTTTTATTGTCAACCATTGAATGCCTTCCGCAGGCCGATTTCCATCGGATTTGAAACCCGTTGCCACCGTAAGCATGACAAAAAACAGAAAAAGGGATGTAGCGGATCTTTTCATAACTTCATTTGATTTCAATAAGTTAACAATTTTCATTGCGGAATAATTGTGCTGAATGCCTGACTTATTCCAGATCATCGGCAACCGTAGGCTTTCTTTTTGCCAGGGAAACCATAATCCCTCCTGCCACAATCAGCAACATGCCCGTCAGCATTGAGAACGACGGAATGGCTTCTCCCATCAGAAAACCAATTAAAACCGAAAACAGAATATTGGAATAACCAATGGCCGCAACGCGCCCGGCTTTGTCATAGGTGAATGATTGGGTTAACATTCTTTGCCCCATCAATGCTGTTAACCCGAGTGCCAGAAACCCGAGCCAGTGCGAAATGTTAGTGGGCCAGGTGAATGTCCCAATCAGGAAATCCAGATTTTCCATCGGATAATACGTCCCTACCAGCATGGAAATAATGGGCATTACAATGCCACTCAGCATAAAAGAAAGAATGATAGCCCGGGTGTCATAAACAACGCCTAACTGCCTGATTGATAAATAAGAAATAGCAGTCAGCAATGCATTACCCAACCCCAGCGCATTATCGCGGAGCGAAATCGAAAGATCTGGCCGGAAAACGAACATAATGCCTGTAAAGCCCACAAAAATAGCAGCCCATTCGCGCGAATTCAGCGTTTCGCCTATCAACAGCCAGGATAGCAATGCGAGAAAAATGGGATAGGTGTATTGATAAGTGGAAGCACGGCCCAATCCTAATGTTTGGATCGCATAAAAGAGCATATAAAGCGACAACGTGCCCACAACGCCGCGAAAAATAAGCAGGCCCAGTTTGCCTCCCTGTTGTCGGATCGGGCGGCGCCAAATGCTGGTCACCACAAACACAACGCCTACAATGTTCCTGAAAAATACCAGCTGCACAATGTGAAAATCGCGGCCCAGCCACTTGGAAATGGCCGATGTAAGAGAAAAGAAAAACGCCGCGCCCAGCATAAGGTAAATGCCTTTATGCGAAGAAGTTACAGTGAGTTTTTGAGCAGAAGCAGCCAAAAGGGGTAAAGATTTTGACCAAATATAAAGCATATCGCACAGAGTTGGAAGTCCGGCCAATTTCCTAACTTTGCACCTTTGGCGCCATAAGCGGCTTCAATGCCGCGATAAGGCTTAATAGGGAATTCCGTTGAACCGGAAGCTGTCCCCGCAACTGTGAGTCTGTTTATATTGATCCAATCCCCAATGCCACTGTTCCACGAACGGGAAGGCCATGGATCGAGAGACGAGCCAGGAGACCTGCCAAAACTGGATTCATCAAATTTGCTTTCGGAGGAAAAGCAATGCTGACGATGCTACATATCTGACACAGCGTGATTATTGACAGGAAGTTTTTCATGGCTTTGGCCATTGCCGCTTGGGTATTGTGTCCACAAATACTTCTGGCACAACGCGATAGCATTCGCCTGGAACCTGTGGTGATAAAAGGTTTTGTTCCTGAAAAATTCATGAGCGGACTTAAAATCCAAAAGTTAGATTCAACGTCGCTAAACCTTTTCCGCTTCCAAAATATCAGCGACCTGCTCTCACTTTACACGCCGATCGCATTTAAAAATTATGGCCCCGGGCAATTAAACACGGCTTCTTTTCGTGGAACGTCGGCGAACCATACGGCTGTGTTATGGAACGGCCTGAACATTAATTCACCTATTTTGGGGCAAACCGACTTTTCGACCATTCCCGTTGCAGGCTTTGATCAGCTTGCTGTACAATACGGTTCTGCGGCGAGCATTGTCGGCAGCGATGCGGTGGGTGGGAGCATTCTGCTGGGAAGCACTCCTTCGAAGCAGCCTTTGCAGGTTTCGATAGGCCGTCAGCAGGAAAGTTTTAATAACCACCAAACCCAGGTTACGGCCCGATATACGGCAGTAATCAATGATCGGTGGACCTTTTCGGGCAAAACAAATGTATATGACGGCCGTATGAACAACGATTTCCCTTATTCGGAGCGAAATCAATACACCGTTCTGCCGTCAACTTCTTTCCAGCGCGGTTTGGTGCAGGATTTGTTTTTCAATTCAAAAAACGATCATCAGATCTCGGCACACGTGTGGCTGACCCGGAACCGGCTCACATTAACGCCCGAAGATAAAGCGGGTCGTGAGCTGACTTTAACAGAAGCTTACCGGACCATGCTGCGCTATAATTACAAAGAAATCACATTCCGGGCTTCGTGGGTAAGGGACATTATTGATTATGCCAAAGGCGATTACAGTCAGTTGGATCACGCCGTGACCGACAAGTTTTCGAACCGCATTGAACGTGATTTTCAGTTTAATGCGTTCCAGATCAAAGCAGGTGGCGAATTGGCACATTACCGGGCGCAGGTGGCGGGTTATGATAAAGAATTGGTTACCGAAAATCGCGGCGACCTCTTTTTGCTCACGCGCTGGCAACCCACGAATCGCATAATCGTTTCTGCCAATTTGAGACAAGCATTTGTCACAAAATTCGATCCGCCATTTACGCCCTCACTGGGAGCGGAATATGTTTTGGCGCAAAAAGAAACTTATAATTTGAAATTCAAAGGTTCAATCGGACGGAGTTATCGCGTGCCAACATTGAATGAGCGCTTTTGGAAAGAAATGGGAAACCCGGAAATCAGGCCGGAGACGGGTTGGAATAAGGAAGTTGGTCTTGAACAAAACTTCACTTCCCCCTTGAACCACACTTTTTCTGCTTCAATAACTGCATACCACAACCGTATCAAGGACTGGACTTATTGGAATCCGGGAAAAAGTTATCGCGTTGAAAATTTACAGCAAGTGCTAGCCCGCGGCATTGAAGTGCTGGCTGGCTGGCGTTTCGATGTAAGCAACTGGAAGTCAGGAGCTAACATTGGATATACTCTCAACAAAAGCGCTCAGGAAAAAGCCTATGATGCTTATTCCTCGGACATTATTGGCAAGCAACTTGTGTTTGTGCCTGTTCATTCCGGAAATTTGAATGCATTTGTTCAATACAAGAATACCAGAATTACAGCCCAGGCGCAGGCGGTCAGCAAGCGGTTCAGCACATTTGATAATTCACAAATCTTGGATGGTTATACGCTTACAAATTTGCTGGCAGAGCATACTTTTGTTTGGGATAAAATAAAAATGCGCTTGCAGGGACAGATCAATAACGTTGCAAACACGTTCTATTTAAATGTGAGGAACAATGCAATGCCGGGAAGGAGCTTTGCATTGAGTTTGATTTTAATGTATGATCCGCCAAAAAATCGCTGATTGATCTTAGCCGGTTAAGTGGCAAAAATGTTTACAACTAATAAAACAAAAAATGAAAAAACAGTTATTCAGATTAGCAGCATTTACATCTTTATCCCTTTTCGCATGGTCGTGTAACCAAAGCGACCCCACTCCGAAAGGTGATTATATCCAGGGCGTTTTTGTGGTTAATGAAGGTAATTTTTCCCAAAATAACGGAGCCATTTCGTTCTTTACCAGAGAGCAAACTACTGCACAGGCGGACATTTTTTCGGCAGCTAATGGCACTGCATTAAAAGGCGGAGTACAGGGTTATGCCGCATCCGGCGAAACCGGGATCATTCTCGTGGATAATATGTCTGCCGGACAAGATAAGGTTGAAATTGTAAACAGCAATACATTTAAGACCATCGCCAGCATTGGCACACCCGACATTGAGAATCCGAGAGAAGTGGTTTTTGGCAGTAATAACAAAGCTTACGTTTCATGCTGGGGAACCAATGCAGATCAAAAATTCACAACGGGTTATGTGGCTGTGGTGGATTTGCTTACCAATAAAGTGACCAAGCGTATTGACATTGCGTCAGGCGGCCCTGAAAACCTGGTTTTTAATAACGGCAAACTCTTCGTGGGAACGGTTTCTTATGGCAAAGGCAAAACGCTGAGCATTATCAACACGACCACAAATGCAATTGACAAAACGCTTTCCTTCGAAAACGCGCCAAACCCAGTCGGCATTGATGCCGATGGAAAGCTTTGGGTGAATGATGGCATCAAGGTCATCAAAATGAACCCTGATTCTTACAATGCAGAAGCAACATTGACAATAGGCAGCGATGCAACCAAATTCGCGGATAAGTTTACATTCAGCTCGGATCGCAGAACCGTTTTCTTTGTTCTTTCCTACTTTGATGCCGCTGGCGAACATGGAGGAACTTACAAATTCGGCATTAATGATGCGCAGGTTAACATTACAACGCCATTGATTAAGAGAATTTTTACAGGTCTGGCCGTGGACCCAACGCAGGGACTTCTTTATGCGGGCGTAACGCCTTCATACGCGCAGGCTGGCTACGCAGTGCGTTACCGCGCGGACGGGTCACTGGTTGATTCAATTAAAGTAAATGTAGCACCAACAGGGTTTTTCTTTAAGTAAAAGAATCTGCCGCAAACGAAAAAAGTCTCCTTCGCGGGAGACTTTTTTTATGTATATCAAAATCAAAAATCTACTTAAAGAACCCTTGCGGATCAGGTTTTTTAGCTTTTAGCAGCTCTACAAAATCCAGGTTCATCTGGTTGAAATCAAGCGATCGACCTTTGTGCAAATGTTCCCACGACCTGTCCAGATCATTGAGATTATAATGAAGCAATGCCAGATTATATTGACCTAACGCATAAGTTGAATCCAATGCAGTTGCCCGGTTGAGCAATTCGGCGGCCTCGTCAAGCTCTTCCTTCCGGCTCGTGATCGCGTACAGTTTTAAATCAACAGTTGACAAATCCACGAGTAAAGGGACATTCTCACCTTGCAGACTGATTCCCCGGCTCAGCATTCTTTTCGCCTCAACCCAATTTTCGCGCTGGTAGGAAATCACGCCGAGCCCCCAATAGGTCTCGACATTCTTATCATTCAGTAAATGGGCGAGATTGAAGCGATAGCAAGCTGTATCCAATGATCCCTCCTGCAAATATTCCCAGGCACGTGCTGTAAAAAAGCTGCTTGCCTCGGCTCGGCTTGTGAATGACTTGTCGCATTCACTCAAAAAACGGATCTCTTCATCAATCTGCTCTGAGGTTTTGCTAACCTCTCCAAAGAGTGGAAGAATACGCCTTTCCTTTAATTCTAAGGGCTTTTTCTGGGCAAGATTCGTATCTGTATTTGGTGTTGCGCTCGCGAGATGGGTGTTTTGAGCAAAGCCAAATACTGGAATTAGAATAGCAAGCCAAATAACAACGGACTCTTTCATAAGTAACTTTAATAGAGAAACAGGTTTTCTATTGTCCAAGTTAAACGGATTTATTCGAATTGTATTGCATTATTTGCGTTTACTTCTGCCCGATGAATTACGGCGATTTTGGCCTCCTTTTGCGGGCGTTTTTTGCGCCGGGCGATATGTTTTTTTCTTCTCGTGGAATGCTCCGAGGAAGGTCGGATCTTCTCTCCTTTTCTGATTATCGATCTCCCGAAGCATGTCCTGGCGCTCTGTAACGGGCGTTGCGGCAATTTCCAGATCCTCCGGCAATTCCTTCCGCGGGATCTCCATGCGGATCATTTTTTCAATTTTCTGAATGTGATACTCGTCCGCCATCGTCATAAAAGTGATGGCCTGACCAATGCGGTTTGCGCGCCCCGTTCTTCCGATCCGGTGCACATAATCTTCATAGATCAAAGGCACATCAAAGTTGATCACGTGGCTTACATCCGTGATGTCAATCCCTCGCGCCACCACATCCGTTGCCACCATGACGCGCACCGAACCTTCCTTGAATGCTTCCATTGCATTGGTTCTGGTGTTTTGGCCTTTGTTTGCATGGATTACTTTTAATTCGTCCTCACGCACAACCACATTCAGGAGATTCTGGTGCACCAATCCTGCAACTTCGCGGCTTCTGGTAAAAATCAGGACGCGGTTGAATGCTTCCCGGTCTTTAAGCAAATGGGTCAAAAGATTGATTTTGGTGCGGAAATTGGGCAATTCGTAAAGAGATTGCGTCACCATTTCGGCCGTTGTGGCCTGCGGCGTTACTTCAATGCGCGTTGGAAATTCAAGAAATTCGAAGGAAAGCTTTTCTACTTTATCCGAGAATGTGGCTGAGAAAAGCATATTTTGCCGTTTTCGCGGAATGATTTCGAGCAACTTGCGAATTTGCGGCATGAAGCCCATATCCATCATTTTGTCGGCCTCGTCCAGGATCATTACATTCAAATGCTTTACAATGACCTCTTCCTGAAAATAAAGGTCCATAAACCTTCCAGGCGTGGCAACGATAATATCAACGCCTTTCCGGATCGCCTCGATCTGCGACTTGGCTCCTACTCCACCAAAAAGCACTACCGTCCTGATGTCCGTGTATTTGCTCAGTTGCGTAATGGCTTCCGAAATTTGCATCGCCAACTCACGCGTAGGAGCCATAATCAATGCCCTGGCGTGCTCGCCCTGGGCAAATTTGATGCGCATTAATAACGGTAATGTATAGGCGGCTGTTTTGCCTGTTCCTGTTTGGGCTATGCCCAGAATGTCCTGTCCTGACAATGCGAGCGGGATGGCTTGTTCCTGGATAGGCGTCGGCTCGGTGTATCCCGCTTCTTCAATGGCATTGAGTAATTGACGGTTAAGCTTGAATTGCTCAAATTTGTTTTGCGTAGTCTGCATCGCGCAAAGGTACGAAAACTCACACTAACCCAACCTCGCAAGCGCTTCTTTCAACGTTTCCAGCTTGGCTTCGGCATCCGCCTGCTTCTGGCGTTCCTTTTCCACAATGTCGCCTTTTGCATTTTGTACAAAGCGCTCATTTGACAATTTTTTGATTACCGAATCCAGAAAGCCCTGCGTGTATTCCAATTCACGTTGCAGATTTTCCTTCTCTGTCGCAACATCCAGTTCATCTGCCAGATTCACAAAAAACTCATCCGATTTAACCCGGAAAGCTGTTCCTTCGCCTTCGTCGTTCACATAATTGATGTTTTCAACATTGGCCAGTTTCTGGATCAAAGGCTGCAATGCTGCGTAACGATCATGATTATCCGTACGGATTGACAATGGAAGAGCAATTTTAGGGCTGATGTTTTTGGCATTCCTCAAATTCCTGACTGCCGAAATAATCTCAAAAAGGATTTCAAAATCATTCAGAAGCTGTTGCTCAATGTTTGCAGCTTGTGGGAACGGTGCAATGCAAATGGAATCTTTCTCTTTTCTTTCAATGATATTTTGCCAGATTTCTTCCGAAATGAACGGCATGAACGGATGCAAAAGGCGCATTAACCGGTCGAAGAATTCTAATGTGGCGTCGTAGGTCTGTTTGTCGATCGGTTGCTCGAAACCGGGCTTGATCATTTCCAGATATTGTGCACAGAAATCGTCCCAAATCAGTTTATAAACCGAGTTAAGCGCATCGGAAATGCGGAATTTGGAGAAATGATCCTGCACTTCCAGAATGGTCTGGTTTAGCTTACCTTCAAACCATTGGATTGCTAGCTGCGAACCCTCAGGCTGCGCCAGACTTTCCAGGTTTTCGGAAACCTGGAAAGTCTTTACTAGCCGGAAAGCATTCCATATCTTGTTTCCAAAATTTCTTCCCTGCTCCACCAGCTTGTCGTCATAAGGCAGGTCATTTCCCGCCTGCGAGCTGAAAAGCATCCCCGTACGAATGCTATCCGCGCCATATTGATTAATCAGATCGATGGGATCGGGCGAGTTACCCAGCGATTTGGACATTTTCCTGCCCTGTTTATCACGTACAATGCCCGTGAGATAAACGTTTTTGAACGGATATTGTCCTTTGTATTCATAACCTGCAATGATCATCCGCGCCACCCAGAAGAAAAGGATCTCCGGTGCCGTAACAAGGTCATTTGTAGGATAATAGTAATTAATATCCGCATTATCCGGCTCCTTAATGCCATTAAAAACCGTGATCGGCCACAACCAGGCCGAAAACCAGGTATCCAGCACATCCGGATCCTGCTCGATGTCCTCTTCGGTCAACGCAAAAAGCTGATATTCATGCTGTGCTTTCCGCAATGCTTCTCTTTTGGATTTGGCAATGATAATGGTGCCATCTTTTAAATAATAAGCCGGAATGCGGTGTCCCCACCATAGCTGGCGGCTAATGTTCCAGTCGTGAACATTCTCCATCCAGTGCCGATATGTGTTTTTGAATTTGGCTGGAATCAGCTGCACCGAATCATTCATTACATTCTCGAATGCCGGTTTGCTGATTTTTTCCATTTTCAGGAACCACTGCTCCGAAAGCCGTGGCTCGATCACCGAATTGGTCCGCTCGGAATGGCCTACATTGGATTTGTATTCTTCTGTTTTGACTAAATTACCAGACTCTTCCAGCAGCTTAATGATCTTTTTACGCGCAACAAAACGGTCTTCACCCACTAAAATCTGCGCTTTATCATTTAATGTGCCGTCTTCATTCAGCACATCAATGACGGGCAGATCGTGTCTTTTACCCAGCACATAATCGTTCGTATCATGCGCGGGAGTTACTTTCAGACAGCCCGTTCCGAACTCCATTTCAACATATTCGTCCGCAATAATTGGGATCGCGCGGTTGATTAACGGAATTGAAACCTGTTTGCCGATCAAATGCTTGTAACGCTCGTCATGTGGGTTCACACAAATCGCCACATCGGCCATGATCGTTTCGGGGCGCGTGGTGGCAATAATGATCGCTTCGTCTGTAAGCGCCTCGCCGATTTCGTCTACCAAAGGATATTTCAGGTAAACCAATTTCTGATTCACCTCTTTCATAATCACTTCTTCATCGGAAACCGTTGTGCGCGCCTGCGGGTCCCAGTTCACCATGCGGTGGCCGCGGTAAATATCTCCTTTATTATATAGGTCAATAAAAACGTCGATCACCGAATCGTACAAATCGGGTTCCATCGTGAAGCGGGTGCGGTCCCAGTCGCAGGATGCGCCCAGTTTGCGTAATTGTTGCAGGATAATGCCACCATATTTGTGCGTCCATTCCCAGCAATATTCCAGAAATTCGTCGCGGGTAAGATCACGCTTGCTGATGCCGCGCTCTTTGAGCATGGCAACCACTTTTGCTTCCGTAGCAATGGAAGCATGGTCCGTTCCCGGCACCCAGCAGGCTTCTTTGCCTTCCATGCGGGCCTTCCGGATCAGAATATCCTGAATAGTGTTATTGAGCATATGCCCCATATGCAGCACGCCAGTGACGTTTGGCGGGGGAATCACGATCGAGTAAGGTTCCTTATCCGGGTTGGGTTTTGAACTGAAAAACTTATTATCAATCCAGTAGGAATACCATTTATCCTCTATCTCCTGGGGGGCATATGTTTTGGAAATCATTGTATAGTCAGAAATTTACCGCAAATCGCAGCTGGTCATCTAAAAAGATGGCAAGTTAGGCGTTGCAGACGAAATTTCTAAACTAATTGTTCCTCTTTGCTAATGGGCAGCCAGACTGTAAATGTGCTGCCTTCACCAGGTCTGCTTTCGACCTGAACGGTTCCTTCGTGAGCCTCGACCATCTTTTTGACATAACTCAATCCTAACCCGAAACCTTTTACATCATGCACATTACCCGTGGGAATGCGATAGAATGTATCAAAAATGCGGTGTTGCTGCTCTCGGCTCATGCCAATTCCGCTGTCTGAAATCGCTATGTTGATGCCATTGTTCTCATTCCAGGTTCGGATCCTGATGTGTAGTTTTTCAGGTGAGTATTTTATCGCATTGTCGATGAGGTTATTAAGGACATTTGAAATATGAATTTCATCTCCGGAAACCACTTCATGTGTTGCCTCAAAATCCAGATCCACTTCCCCATCCCGCTGTTCGATCTGCACGCTCTGCGCGTTTAAAGCTTTGCCAATCAGATCATGCACATCTGCTTCACTGATTTTTAATTTAACATGACCCTTATCCAAAAGGGCCATTTGCAGCACTTTTTCTACGTGCGTTCCCAACCGCTTGTTTTCCTCCTTAATAATGCCCAGATAGCGTTCCAGCCGCGAACCGATTGCGGCCTGTGGCATCGCAGAAGCATTTTCCTGCGCCATTTCTGTTGCTAATGCAATGGTTGAGATGGGTGTTTTGAACTCATGGGTCATGTTGTTGATAAAATCATTCTTAATGTCCGAGAGCTTTTTCTGGCGCAGAATCGTAGTTACGGCCATGTAAAAGCAAGCCATAATCACCACAATCAAAATGCCGGATCCCCCGAACATGACACCCATATTGCTCAGAATGTATTTTTGCTGGTCGGGAAAGTATACATATAAAGAACTGGGTGCATTAATGGTCTCGCTGGGAAAAAGTGACGCTTTGTACGACTTCTCTTCCCATTCCTTTGGCCTGAGGCTTGCTGTCGAAAAAATCAGGCTATGATCCGAGCGGCCTCTTACCGCAAATTCATACGGAAGCGCAATGCCGTTTTCAACAAGTTCCTTTTTTAACAATGTATCCAGCAAGAAACGGTTAACACGCTGTTCAATGGGCCTTTTAGTATAAATAAAATCCTTCATCACCTCTTTCAGTAAGGACGCCCGGTCCGGTTCAGCGTCACTAATGATGGCTTTGGTGCTCTTGCCGTTTTTCCTGGATTCCGGAATGGCCACCTGGCGGTTTGCTATTCTTCGTGAGGCCGAATCGCCATGCATTCCGCTTCCTGTTTGGTATTTTTTACCGTCAACATCCTGCATTCCTCTGAATGCATTCCCTAAGCGCCTCTCGTCGTCCAATCTTCTGCGCATGAATTCATCAATGCCGGCAGCGCCATATTGCTGTGCCTGAAAGAATTCCTCCATGATTTGCTGCTGATGCTCCACCATCACCCGGAAGTTGGGGCTTAGCACGTCCGTCGGAACGGCTTCGGTAATGATCCGATAATGTATTTCTTCGCCATTGGGCCCGATCGCGATTTCCATGTGGGGCTGCGTGCGTTGTGCAAGCTCACGGGCGGGTTTGTTTTTGGCCACCGGCGTCCTTTTGACCGGCATATTCCGCAGCTGGGTAATGCGGTTCAATTTGCTTTTCTGCTGCTCTGTTTCGATCCTGCGCTGCAGCAGATACATCATTTCCTGCTTTTCGAGGCGATGCACCACTTCCTGCACGGATTCGGAAACCTTCTGATTAAATTGCTCATTGCGGATTGCAATCGCCTCACGGATCCAATACCATTGAAACCCAATAAGGCCGATGAGCGCAATGCACATCAGGCCGACTATGATTTGAATTTTCCTCTTCGTCATAAATTTAATTTCACCAATGCAACGCCGCGTCCGGATTCACCGACATTCTTGCTGATAACAAATTTAACGCATCCGGTCGGGCCAATCTTGTTTTTAACAAAATTTAACACCCACCTGAAAAGGCTTCTGATAATTTTGTAATTCATTCATATACATAACCTAATCACGGATATGAGGACTTCTTTTTTAAACAAATTTATGCTGGCAATGTTGCTCACCTGCGCAACGGCGACACTTGTTCAGGCGCAGAAAGACAAGCCGGAGAAACCCGGAAAGGAGGAAAAGGCAACCATTCGTATCAAGGTTACCGAGGAAAAGGACGGCAAAGTTGAAAGTAAGGAGCGTAGTTACCGCGTGGGCGCCATGACGGACGGCGAGCGTGACAAGTTTGTGGATAAAGTCCTGGATTCATTGGGCGTTGATAAAAAGAAAAACAGCCAGCTTGTTTCCGTGACAATTGATGACGGTGAGGACAATATGGTGTCGCAGAAACGCCGCAAAGTGATCATTGACCACCGCGATGACCGCGAGCCGCTTGCCTATCACTGGAAAGGAGATTTTTCGCATGACTTCAATACGGAGGATTTTCGCAAGCAGATGAGAACTTTCGAAAACGAGTGGAAGCCAAAGACCAAAATGCTTCTTCGTGATATGGAAAACTTTGGTAACGAAATGGGCGAATTCTGGAACAAAGAGGTTATGAAACCGGCTAGTGTACGATCACTAACGGTTTATACAAACAATCCTGATAACGGAGTCCTGAACCTGAGATTCGGTGTTCCGCAAAAGGGAGATGTAACGGTGACCGTTACGGATACAAAAGGCCGGGAAGTTGGAAAGAAGGAAATTAAGGAATTCGAAGGTGAATTTGTGGGCCAGATCGAATTGAAGAAAAATACAAAGGGAACCGTATTTGTGAGCGTTGTTCAGAACGAAGACGGGGCTGTGAAAAGGGTCGTGATTCCCTGATTTATACCAAAAATTTTACACTGTCCTCCTGATTCTAAGCCATCAGGAGGATTTTTTATTGTAAAAATACTACTAAGTATTAGGCTGGCATTTATTTAGA
It includes:
- a CDS encoding type II toxin-antitoxin system HicA family toxin, with the translated sequence MKSSELFKLLIKDGWFEVRQAGSHKIMRHPIKQGQLTVPYHGSTEVKKGLLSALLKQADIKTNKR
- a CDS encoding thioredoxin family protein, with the translated sequence MKRSATSLFLFFVMLTVATGFKSDGNRPAEGIQWLTIKEAYAKIQKEPRKVLIDVYTDWCGWCKVMDRETFKNKAVVEYVNRKYYAVKLNAEQKKAIMLGDKKFEFISEGGRGVHQLALALTNNQPSYPTTVFLDDKFTMIQPLPGYMKPKEFHQVITFIGEDYHKKQAFEDYKSKTYNTLFAAK
- a CDS encoding DMT family transporter, which translates into the protein MLYIWSKSLPLLAASAQKLTVTSSHKGIYLMLGAAFFFSLTSAISKWLGRDFHIVQLVFFRNIVGVVFVVTSIWRRPIRQQGGKLGLLIFRGVVGTLSLYMLFYAIQTLGLGRASTYQYTYPIFLALLSWLLIGETLNSREWAAIFVGFTGIMFVFRPDLSISLRDNALGLGNALLTAISYLSIRQLGVVYDTRAIILSFMLSGIVMPIISMLVGTYYPMENLDFLIGTFTWPTNISHWLGFLALGLTALMGQRMLTQSFTYDKAGRVAAIGYSNILFSVLIGFLMGEAIPSFSMLTGMLLIVAGGIMVSLAKRKPTVADDLE
- a CDS encoding TonB-dependent receptor plug domain-containing protein: MALAIAAWVLCPQILLAQRDSIRLEPVVIKGFVPEKFMSGLKIQKLDSTSLNLFRFQNISDLLSLYTPIAFKNYGPGQLNTASFRGTSANHTAVLWNGLNINSPILGQTDFSTIPVAGFDQLAVQYGSAASIVGSDAVGGSILLGSTPSKQPLQVSIGRQQESFNNHQTQVTARYTAVINDRWTFSGKTNVYDGRMNNDFPYSERNQYTVLPSTSFQRGLVQDLFFNSKNDHQISAHVWLTRNRLTLTPEDKAGRELTLTEAYRTMLRYNYKEITFRASWVRDIIDYAKGDYSQLDHAVTDKFSNRIERDFQFNAFQIKAGGELAHYRAQVAGYDKELVTENRGDLFLLTRWQPTNRIIVSANLRQAFVTKFDPPFTPSLGAEYVLAQKETYNLKFKGSIGRSYRVPTLNERFWKEMGNPEIRPETGWNKEVGLEQNFTSPLNHTFSASITAYHNRIKDWTYWNPGKSYRVENLQQVLARGIEVLAGWRFDVSNWKSGANIGYTLNKSAQEKAYDAYSSDIIGKQLVFVPVHSGNLNAFVQYKNTRITAQAQAVSKRFSTFDNSQILDGYTLTNLLAEHTFVWDKIKMRLQGQINNVANTFYLNVRNNAMPGRSFALSLILMYDPPKNR
- a CDS encoding DUF5074 domain-containing protein, producing MKKQLFRLAAFTSLSLFAWSCNQSDPTPKGDYIQGVFVVNEGNFSQNNGAISFFTREQTTAQADIFSAANGTALKGGVQGYAASGETGIILVDNMSAGQDKVEIVNSNTFKTIASIGTPDIENPREVVFGSNNKAYVSCWGTNADQKFTTGYVAVVDLLTNKVTKRIDIASGGPENLVFNNGKLFVGTVSYGKGKTLSIINTTTNAIDKTLSFENAPNPVGIDADGKLWVNDGIKVIKMNPDSYNAEATLTIGSDATKFADKFTFSSDRRTVFFVLSYFDAAGEHGGTYKFGINDAQVNITTPLIKRIFTGLAVDPTQGLLYAGVTPSYAQAGYAVRYRADGSLVDSIKVNVAPTGFFFK
- a CDS encoding tetratricopeptide repeat protein — translated: MKESVVIWLAILIPVFGFAQNTHLASATPNTDTNLAQKKPLELKERRILPLFGEVSKTSEQIDEEIRFLSECDKSFTSRAEASSFFTARAWEYLQEGSLDTACYRFNLAHLLNDKNVETYWGLGVISYQRENWVEAKRMLSRGISLQGENVPLLVDLSTVDLKLYAITSRKEELDEAAELLNRATALDSTYALGQYNLALLHYNLNDLDRSWEHLHKGRSLDFNQMNLDFVELLKAKKPDPQGFFK
- a CDS encoding DEAD/DEAH box helicase, translating into MQTTQNKFEQFKLNRQLLNAIEEAGYTEPTPIQEQAIPLALSGQDILGIAQTGTGKTAAYTLPLLMRIKFAQGEHARALIMAPTRELAMQISEAITQLSKYTDIRTVVLFGGVGAKSQIEAIRKGVDIIVATPGRFMDLYFQEEVIVKHLNVMILDEADKMMDMGFMPQIRKLLEIIPRKRQNMLFSATFSDKVEKLSFEFLEFPTRIEVTPQATTAEMVTQSLYELPNFRTKINLLTHLLKDREAFNRVLIFTRSREVAGLVHQNLLNVVVREDELKVIHANKGQNTRTNAMEAFKEGSVRVMVATDVVARGIDITDVSHVINFDVPLIYEDYVHRIGRTGRANRIGQAITFMTMADEYHIQKIEKMIRMEIPRKELPEDLEIAATPVTERQDMLREIDNQKRREDPTFLGAFHEKKKTYRPAQKTPAKGGQNRRNSSGRSKRK